The proteins below come from a single Azospirillum thiophilum genomic window:
- a CDS encoding YggT family protein, translated as MIALYLLINTILDLFFWILILSAILSWLVAFNVVNTRNRAVYLIGDFLYRVTEPVLRPIRRVLPNMGGLDLSPIVVLLAISFIQNLLAQYWPRM; from the coding sequence ATGATCGCGCTGTATTTGCTCATCAACACCATCCTGGATCTGTTCTTTTGGATCCTCATCCTGTCGGCCATCCTCAGCTGGCTGGTCGCCTTCAACGTGGTGAACACGCGCAACCGCGCGGTCTATCTGATCGGCGATTTCCTGTACCGGGTGACCGAGCCGGTGCTGCGCCCGATCCGCCGTGTCCTGCCCAACATGGGCGGGCTCGACCTGTCGCCGATCGTGGTGCTGCTGGCGATCTCCTTCATCCAGAACCTGCTGGCCCAGTACTGGCCGCGCATGTGA
- a CDS encoding DUF167 family protein: MAMPSPFEAVADGLRVALRVTPKASRNAVTGLAETAGGGRVLKVAVTTVPENGKANEAVIKLLSKAWKVPKTSLTVVAGATDRNKILHVAGDPAALLPRLSALIDDVGSEGGE; the protein is encoded by the coding sequence ATGGCGATGCCGTCCCCGTTCGAGGCCGTCGCCGACGGCCTGCGGGTGGCGCTGCGGGTGACGCCCAAGGCGTCGCGCAACGCGGTCACCGGGCTGGCGGAGACGGCAGGGGGCGGCAGGGTCCTGAAGGTGGCGGTCACGACCGTGCCGGAAAACGGCAAGGCCAACGAGGCCGTCATAAAACTGTTGTCGAAAGCGTGGAAAGTGCCGAAGACCAGCCTGACGGTGGTGGCCGGCGCCACCGATCGGAACAAGATACTGCATGTGGCCGGCGACCCGGCGGCTCTGCTGCCGCGGCTGTCGGCCCTGATCGACGATGTGGGCAGCGAGGGTGGAGAGTAG
- the folD gene encoding bifunctional methylenetetrahydrofolate dehydrogenase/methenyltetrahydrofolate cyclohydrolase FolD has product MADARIIDGKAFAAGLRARVADGVAALKASHGVTPGLAVVLVGEDPASQVYVRSKERALVDLGMNSFDHHEPADMAESDLLALIDRLNADPAVHGILVQLPLPRHIDSQKVLGRIVPEKDADGFHIVNAGLLATGQPGAIVPCTPLGSLLLIRDTLGRDLKGKRALVLGRSNIVGKPMAQLLLQADCTVTMAHSRTADLPGECRRADILVAAVGRPEMVRGDWIKPGATVIDVGINRVPAAEPGKTRLVGDVAFDEAVKVAGAITPVPGGVGPMTIACLMLNTLAAACRAAGAPVPEEAAALGNAQGNAQLNAQGMAR; this is encoded by the coding sequence ATGGCGGACGCAAGGATCATCGACGGCAAGGCCTTCGCGGCCGGCCTGCGTGCGCGGGTGGCGGACGGGGTGGCGGCGCTGAAGGCAAGCCACGGCGTCACCCCCGGTCTGGCCGTCGTGCTGGTCGGCGAGGATCCGGCGAGCCAGGTCTATGTCCGCTCCAAGGAGCGGGCGCTGGTCGACCTCGGCATGAACAGCTTCGACCACCATGAGCCGGCCGACATGGCCGAATCCGACCTGCTGGCGCTGATCGACCGGCTGAACGCCGATCCGGCCGTGCATGGCATCCTGGTCCAGCTGCCGCTGCCGCGCCACATCGACAGCCAGAAGGTGCTGGGCCGCATCGTGCCGGAGAAGGACGCCGACGGCTTCCACATCGTCAATGCCGGCCTGCTCGCCACCGGCCAGCCGGGCGCCATCGTGCCCTGCACCCCGCTGGGCAGCCTGCTGCTGATCCGCGACACGCTGGGCCGCGACCTGAAGGGCAAGCGCGCGCTGGTGCTGGGCCGCTCCAACATCGTCGGCAAGCCGATGGCCCAGCTGCTGCTGCAGGCCGACTGCACGGTGACGATGGCCCATTCCCGCACCGCCGACCTTCCCGGCGAATGCCGCCGTGCCGACATCCTGGTCGCGGCGGTCGGCCGGCCGGAGATGGTGCGCGGCGACTGGATCAAGCCCGGCGCCACCGTGATCGACGTCGGCATCAACCGCGTGCCGGCGGCCGAGCCGGGCAAGACCCGGCTGGTCGGCGACGTCGCCTTCGACGAGGCGGTCAAGGTGGCGGGCGCCATCACGCCGGTTCCGGGCGGCGTCGGCCCGATGACCATCGCCTGCCTGATGCTGAACACGCTGGCCGCCGCCTGCCGCGCCGCCGGCGCGCCGGTACCGGAAGAGGCGGCCGCCCTGGGGAACGCCCAAGGGAACGCCCAACTGAACGCCCAGGGGATGGCGCGGTGA
- a CDS encoding magnesium transporter CorA family protein produces MITVHARAEDGRVVRQPLELGEELPAGAVWIDLLRPTEAERGHVGALTGCDLPTREEMKEIEASSQLYVEGEALYMTSSIISRATSPHPEQGELTFVLTPRHLITLRYTEPLPVITFAARSVRQPELLATGESALFGLLDAVIDRVADVLELVGGRIDELSARIFDDSLDGGGFGKAAKKPDELQDVLRGIGRAGDLTHKVRDSLAGLDRLVVFLTSASGGRLSKDQKTALKTMTRDLRSLTEHAGFLAHEANFLLDATLGLINIEQNAIIKIFSVVSVALMPPTLIASAYGMNFRHMPELDWDFGYPMAILLMVLSAVVPLWYFRRRGWL; encoded by the coding sequence GTGATCACGGTCCACGCCCGCGCCGAAGACGGGCGGGTGGTGCGCCAGCCGCTGGAGCTGGGCGAGGAGCTGCCGGCCGGCGCCGTCTGGATCGATCTTCTGCGCCCGACGGAAGCGGAGCGCGGCCATGTCGGCGCGCTCACCGGCTGCGACCTGCCGACGCGCGAGGAGATGAAGGAGATCGAGGCCTCCAGCCAGCTCTATGTCGAGGGCGAGGCGCTCTACATGACCTCCTCCATCATCTCGCGCGCCACCTCGCCCCATCCCGAACAGGGCGAGCTGACCTTCGTGCTGACGCCGCGCCACCTGATCACGCTGCGCTACACCGAACCGCTGCCCGTCATCACCTTCGCCGCCCGCAGCGTCCGCCAGCCCGAGCTGCTGGCGACGGGGGAGAGCGCACTGTTCGGCCTGCTCGACGCGGTGATCGACCGGGTCGCCGACGTGCTGGAGCTGGTCGGCGGCCGCATCGACGAGCTGTCGGCCCGCATCTTCGACGATTCGCTCGACGGCGGCGGTTTCGGCAAGGCGGCGAAGAAGCCGGACGAGTTGCAGGACGTGCTGCGCGGCATCGGCCGGGCCGGCGACCTCACCCACAAGGTGCGCGACAGCCTGGCCGGGCTGGACCGGCTGGTGGTGTTCCTGACCTCGGCCAGCGGCGGCCGGCTGAGCAAGGACCAGAAGACGGCGCTGAAGACGATGACGCGCGACCTGCGCTCGCTGACCGAACATGCCGGCTTCCTGGCGCATGAGGCGAACTTCCTGCTCGACGCGACGCTGGGCCTGATCAACATCGAACAGAACGCCATCATCAAGATCTTCTCGGTTGTGTCGGTGGCGCTGATGCCGCCCACCCTGATCGCGTCGGCCTACGGCATGAATTTCAGGCACATGCCGGAACTGGACTGGGACTTCGGCTATCCCATGGCCATCCTGCTGATGGTATTGTCGGCGGTGGTTCCCCTCTGGTACTTCCGCCGGCGCGGCTGGCTCTAA
- the modD gene encoding ModD protein: MPTILPDAALDALLAQDVPYGDLTTESLAIAGRPARMLFAARGAMVLAGTEEAARLVEKAGGHILRVEPSGAAAEAGAVFLEAAGTAGSLHRAWKVAQTLVEYASGIATRARRIVEAAPGVTVACTRKNFPGSKDLSVKAVQAGGAVMHRLGLSETLLVFPEHRAFLTGAPSEWIAALRRKAPEKKIVVEVGSVEEAVAFARAGADVIQLEKLPPAAARAVIEATQGLAPPPVVAPAGGVTEANAAAYAAAGCRLLVTSAPFFGQPADVKVTLLPA, from the coding sequence ATGCCGACCATCCTGCCCGACGCCGCCCTCGACGCGCTGCTGGCGCAGGATGTCCCCTACGGCGACCTGACCACCGAGTCGCTCGCCATCGCCGGCCGGCCCGCCCGCATGCTGTTCGCCGCCCGCGGCGCCATGGTGCTGGCCGGGACGGAGGAGGCGGCGCGGCTGGTGGAGAAGGCCGGCGGCCACATCCTGCGCGTCGAGCCCAGCGGCGCGGCGGCGGAGGCCGGGGCGGTCTTCCTGGAGGCCGCCGGCACCGCCGGATCGCTGCACCGCGCGTGGAAGGTGGCGCAGACGCTGGTCGAATACGCCTCCGGCATCGCCACCCGCGCCCGGCGGATCGTCGAGGCGGCCCCCGGCGTCACCGTCGCCTGCACCCGCAAGAACTTTCCAGGATCCAAGGATCTCAGCGTCAAGGCGGTGCAGGCGGGCGGCGCGGTGATGCACCGGCTCGGCCTGTCGGAAACGCTGCTGGTCTTCCCCGAGCACCGCGCCTTCCTGACCGGGGCGCCTTCGGAATGGATCGCCGCGCTGCGCCGCAAGGCCCCGGAAAAGAAGATCGTGGTGGAGGTCGGGTCGGTGGAGGAGGCGGTCGCCTTCGCCCGGGCCGGCGCCGACGTGATCCAGCTGGAAAAGCTGCCGCCCGCCGCCGCCCGCGCGGTGATCGAGGCGACGCAGGGCCTCGCTCCGCCGCCGGTGGTGGCGCCGGCCGGCGGCGTCACCGAAGCCAACGCCGCCGCCTATGCCGCGGCCGGCTGCCGTTTGCTGGTCACCTCGGCCCCCTTCTTCGGCCAGCCGGCCGATGTCAAGGTGACCCTGCTGCCGGCGTGA